The following proteins come from a genomic window of Nitrospira sp.:
- a CDS encoding Phosphoribosylformylglycinamidine synthase, synthetase subunit encodes MPLITQDLIAQHNLTGDEYQKIIDILGREPNLTELGMFSVMWSEHCSYKSSRVHLKKLPTTGPRVVQGPGENAGAVDIGDGLCVVFKMESHNHPSFIEPYQGAATGVGGILRDIFTMGARPIALLDSLRFGELHSPKNRHLMKGVVSGIAGYGNCMGVPTVGGEIAFNDIYALNPLVNVFCLGLAHQNKIFRGTAAGVGNPVIYFGSKTGRDGIHGATMASDSFDDQSEQKRPTVQVGDPFTEKLLLEACLELMEHDLLVGIQDMGAAGLTSSSCEMASRAGNGIELDLTVVPRREPGMTPYEILLSESQERMLMVAKAGKEDECIEICRKWDLDVAVVGKVTADGILRVMDQGNVVAEIPAKALADDGPRYERPYQPPAYQDMLTNLNYDAIPDVKEANAALLALLESPTIASKRWVYEQYDHMVRTNTTVRPGSDAAVVRIKGTKKAVAMTVDCNSRYCLLNPYEGARLAVAEAARNLVCSGAVPIGLTDCLNFGNPERPDIMWQFAMAIEGMKDACEHFQIPIVSGNVSFYNETNGLSIYPTPMLGMVGLIDDTEQSMTQWFKQDGDDIILLGSCREDLGGSEYLKVVHAREQGSPPYLSLNAEKTLHDCVLSLIHDGLLQSAHDCSEGGIAVALAESCISGPERTMGAVVRLSRGRLRKDSVLFGESQSRIVISANPVHRGAILHHARRVGVPAEVIGAVSGERLMVSVGNEGSAEPVIDQLVTVLLDRWAFSVERSLTQA; translated from the coding sequence ATGCCACTCATCACCCAAGACCTCATCGCTCAGCACAACCTCACGGGCGATGAATACCAAAAGATCATCGACATCCTGGGGCGTGAGCCCAATTTGACGGAACTTGGCATGTTTTCTGTGATGTGGTCCGAGCACTGCTCCTACAAGAGTTCTCGGGTACACTTGAAAAAGCTGCCGACGACCGGGCCTCGTGTCGTGCAAGGGCCGGGCGAAAACGCGGGAGCGGTCGATATTGGCGACGGGCTGTGTGTGGTCTTCAAGATGGAATCGCACAACCATCCATCGTTTATCGAGCCCTATCAGGGCGCTGCCACGGGAGTCGGCGGCATTCTGCGCGATATCTTTACGATGGGAGCGAGGCCGATTGCGCTGCTCGATTCACTACGGTTTGGCGAATTGCACTCGCCGAAAAATCGCCATCTCATGAAAGGGGTCGTCTCCGGCATCGCGGGTTACGGCAATTGCATGGGGGTCCCTACTGTGGGAGGCGAGATTGCCTTCAACGACATCTATGCCCTTAATCCGTTGGTCAATGTGTTTTGCCTCGGTCTTGCCCATCAGAACAAGATCTTCCGTGGCACTGCTGCAGGCGTTGGGAATCCCGTCATCTATTTCGGCTCCAAAACGGGCCGCGATGGGATTCATGGAGCGACGATGGCGTCCGATTCGTTCGACGATCAATCGGAACAAAAGCGGCCGACCGTCCAGGTCGGGGATCCTTTTACGGAAAAATTGTTGCTGGAAGCCTGTCTGGAACTGATGGAACACGATCTACTCGTCGGGATTCAAGACATGGGTGCTGCAGGGTTGACGAGTTCCTCCTGCGAAATGGCCTCACGCGCCGGCAACGGAATCGAGTTGGACCTCACGGTGGTACCGCGGCGCGAGCCCGGGATGACGCCTTATGAAATCCTGTTGTCCGAATCGCAGGAGCGTATGCTGATGGTGGCGAAAGCCGGTAAGGAAGACGAGTGCATCGAGATTTGCCGGAAATGGGATTTGGACGTCGCCGTGGTCGGGAAAGTGACCGCCGACGGAATCTTGCGCGTCATGGATCAGGGGAACGTCGTCGCGGAAATTCCGGCGAAGGCATTGGCCGACGACGGACCTCGATATGAACGGCCCTACCAACCGCCTGCCTATCAGGATATGTTGACGAACCTCAACTACGACGCCATTCCCGATGTGAAGGAGGCGAATGCGGCATTGCTGGCCTTGTTGGAGTCGCCGACGATCGCCAGCAAACGGTGGGTGTACGAACAATACGATCACATGGTGCGGACGAACACCACGGTGCGTCCCGGTTCCGATGCGGCGGTGGTGCGTATCAAAGGCACGAAGAAGGCTGTGGCGATGACGGTGGATTGCAACAGCCGCTATTGCCTGTTGAATCCCTATGAAGGGGCTCGGCTGGCGGTGGCCGAGGCGGCGAGGAATCTTGTCTGCTCAGGGGCCGTGCCGATCGGCTTGACGGATTGTCTCAATTTCGGCAATCCGGAGCGGCCCGATATTATGTGGCAGTTCGCCATGGCGATCGAAGGGATGAAAGATGCCTGCGAGCATTTCCAAATCCCAATCGTCAGTGGAAACGTCAGCTTTTACAATGAAACCAACGGACTCTCCATTTATCCAACCCCCATGCTGGGTATGGTCGGGTTAATCGATGACACTGAACAGTCGATGACTCAGTGGTTCAAGCAAGACGGCGACGATATTATCCTGCTGGGCTCCTGTCGTGAGGATTTGGGTGGATCGGAGTACCTCAAAGTCGTCCATGCCCGCGAACAGGGATCGCCGCCCTATCTCAGCCTGAATGCGGAGAAGACGCTCCATGACTGTGTGCTCTCACTGATTCATGATGGACTTCTGCAGTCCGCGCATGATTGCTCGGAGGGAGGTATCGCTGTTGCCTTGGCGGAAAGCTGTATCTCCGGTCCCGAGCGGACCATGGGGGCTGTGGTAAGATTGTCCAGAGGCAGGCTCCGAAAAGATTCCGTTCTTTTCGGTGAGAGTCAGTCCAGGATCGTGATTTCCGCCAATCCGGTCCATCGAGGGGCCATTCTCCACCATGCGAGACGCGTTGGTGTGCCGGCTGAAGTGATTGGAGCGGTTTCCGGTGAGCGATTGATGGTGTCCGTCGGAAATGAAGGTTCGGCGGAACCAGTGATCGATCAACTGGTGACGGTGCTCTTGGATCGATGGGCGTTTTCTGTAGAGCGATCGTTAACCCAAGCTTAA
- a CDS encoding Amidophosphoribosyltransferase: MNRELPIVSPDKFHDECAVFGVFGHEEAANLTYLGLYALQHRGQEASGIVAGDGDQFFIQKGMGLVADIFHKSVLEKLPGHMAIGHNRYSTAGGHDLKNVQPLTVNFALGNLALAHNGNLINAQMLRHELEAYGAIFQSTSDSEVIIHLIAHSRAGSFLARVIDALSQVRGAFSVVLMTDNGLIAARDPYGLRPLCIGRLRSSWIVASETCAFDLLDAEYVREVEPGELIVISDQGLDSHHPFPKKNPAMCVFEYVYFARPDSRIFGANAVYATRKALGRQLAQESWVPADVVIPVPDSGVPAALGYSEGAGIRFETGLIRNHYVGRTFIEPEQSIRHFGVKVKLNAVPEVLDGKRVVVIDDSLVRGTTSRKIVKMIRQAGAKEVHMRISSPPILSPCFYGIDTPTKKELIASDHSIEEIRKYITADSLAYLSLDGMLKSAPRTADQYCTACFTERYPIPFTRAEELQLGLFESAR; the protein is encoded by the coding sequence ATGAATAGAGAGCTGCCGATCGTATCTCCCGATAAGTTTCACGATGAGTGCGCCGTCTTCGGCGTCTTCGGCCATGAAGAAGCCGCTAATCTGACCTACCTTGGACTGTACGCACTGCAGCACCGCGGGCAAGAGGCGTCCGGGATCGTTGCAGGAGATGGAGACCAATTCTTTATACAGAAAGGCATGGGTCTCGTCGCCGACATTTTTCACAAATCCGTGCTGGAGAAACTGCCCGGCCATATGGCTATCGGACACAATCGCTATTCCACTGCCGGTGGTCACGATTTGAAGAACGTGCAGCCGCTGACCGTGAACTTCGCACTCGGTAATTTGGCCTTGGCTCACAACGGCAATCTCATCAATGCCCAAATGCTCCGACACGAACTCGAGGCCTACGGAGCGATCTTCCAGTCCACATCGGACAGCGAGGTCATTATCCATCTCATCGCACACTCGCGAGCAGGCTCCTTTCTCGCGCGGGTCATCGATGCTCTGAGTCAGGTACGAGGGGCCTTCTCGGTTGTGTTGATGACCGACAACGGCCTTATCGCCGCTCGGGACCCCTACGGTCTCAGGCCCCTATGTATCGGGCGTCTGCGCAGCAGTTGGATTGTGGCTTCCGAAACCTGTGCGTTTGACTTGCTCGATGCCGAGTACGTTCGAGAGGTGGAACCGGGCGAGTTGATCGTCATCAGCGATCAGGGACTCGACAGTCACCATCCGTTTCCTAAGAAGAATCCGGCCATGTGTGTGTTCGAGTACGTCTATTTTGCGAGGCCGGACAGCCGCATCTTTGGGGCCAATGCCGTGTATGCCACACGTAAGGCGTTGGGTCGCCAGTTGGCCCAGGAGTCATGGGTACCGGCGGATGTCGTCATCCCCGTTCCCGACTCCGGTGTGCCGGCTGCGCTTGGCTATTCCGAAGGGGCGGGAATCCGGTTTGAAACCGGGCTGATCCGCAACCACTATGTCGGACGGACGTTCATCGAACCGGAACAGTCGATTCGCCACTTCGGGGTTAAGGTCAAGCTGAATGCAGTACCCGAAGTGTTGGATGGGAAACGAGTCGTCGTCATCGATGATTCATTGGTGCGTGGCACGACGAGCCGCAAGATCGTCAAGATGATCCGGCAAGCCGGGGCGAAAGAGGTTCACATGCGGATCAGCTCACCACCGATTCTCTCGCCTTGTTTCTATGGAATCGATACCCCCACGAAAAAAGAGCTGATTGCATCGGATCATTCCATTGAAGAAATCCGCAAGTACATCACGGCCGACAGTTTGGCATATCTCAGTCTTGACGGCATGTTAAAATCCGCTCCGAGGACAGCCGATCAGTACTGTACGGCCTGTTTTACAGAGCGCTATCCTATCCCGTTTACCCGCGCAGAAGAGCTTCAGTTAGGCCTGTTCGAATCAGCGCGCTGA